A region of Nostoc sp. 'Peltigera membranacea cyanobiont' N6 DNA encodes the following proteins:
- the cmr6 gene encoding type III-B CRISPR module RAMP protein Cmr6, with the protein MTFEKPKKPVKPLPLSPAIAKPDISKRKKVINSGGNHSGSAGRPPGSGGGNGGGQPPTPSPWLDADNEPRPDPSASFVEYLRWMRSPDAEYKDPSKVQLLQMAQEGANYSTRLQQLTQRTQLIAQNTFKVQCPWRIRVGGHRGPESILLPAFDALGMPYIPSSTLRGLARTQAIREIMTQQQISWKQAEKEVAPWFGSLESNNKSDGLYPSGSDRAGKIIFLDAYPLPNQKSDQKVLAVDMANNIWKWDSNSLEYSPNPNPFLSLEKPIFVIGLRLVSGCQDTQILEKVRQWLIDGLQAGAGSQVNTGYGQLIPAGKVTHKNEFYRIEFILQGQLIHGQQKFKNVLQPYQKDYQGGFRFDKQGKLRSDTTSSAEVRPVAFKSMLRYWFRAIGLGVLSATKVQEWEGKIFGTITPQKEHGWLMVRILEGKNTQREPQGKNDDCGEQQGILTLSFSSAVPQSQQNALKELSQNLIWLMFHLGGIGQGARRPCYSRQSRQYAPWWRGSTLIPQSDESFWFLPETAKEFHQVFQKRLQSFYTALQALDPSCNYRSLKTCGAVSRDKWTEAIDTNCRIVVCSGKADFGKPYALAVLHSEHFKTNGNYDGNLCGKVGREVKPSPVWIADLDDYQVVTVFGASADPRKAYLETLRNSIQLFPL; encoded by the coding sequence ATGACGTTTGAAAAACCAAAAAAACCAGTAAAACCGCTACCCTTATCTCCTGCAATTGCAAAACCAGATATCAGTAAACGAAAGAAAGTAATTAATAGTGGTGGGAATCATTCGGGTAGTGCTGGTCGTCCCCCTGGTTCTGGTGGCGGTAACGGTGGAGGTCAACCCCCAACACCTTCGCCTTGGCTAGATGCAGATAATGAACCTCGTCCAGATCCATCTGCTAGCTTTGTAGAATATCTGCGCTGGATGCGATCGCCCGATGCTGAATACAAAGACCCCAGCAAAGTACAATTGTTGCAGATGGCCCAAGAAGGGGCAAATTACTCTACTCGCCTGCAACAACTGACCCAACGTACCCAATTAATCGCTCAAAATACCTTTAAAGTCCAGTGTCCTTGGCGAATCAGGGTAGGTGGACACCGTGGCCCAGAAAGTATCCTGTTACCTGCCTTTGATGCTTTGGGAATGCCTTATATTCCTTCTAGTACCTTGCGAGGTTTAGCTAGAACCCAAGCAATTAGGGAAATCATGACACAACAGCAGATATCCTGGAAACAAGCAGAAAAAGAGGTTGCACCTTGGTTTGGTTCTCTAGAGAGTAACAACAAAAGTGATGGATTATACCCATCTGGAAGCGATCGCGCAGGTAAAATTATTTTTCTAGATGCTTACCCTTTACCTAATCAAAAGTCTGACCAAAAGGTATTGGCGGTGGACATGGCCAATAACATTTGGAAATGGGACAGTAACTCACTGGAATACAGCCCTAATCCTAACCCATTTCTTAGTTTAGAAAAGCCGATTTTTGTAATTGGTTTGCGTCTAGTTAGCGGCTGTCAAGATACCCAAATATTGGAAAAAGTTAGACAATGGTTAATTGATGGTTTACAAGCTGGTGCTGGTTCTCAAGTTAACACTGGCTATGGTCAATTAATTCCAGCAGGCAAAGTCACCCATAAAAACGAGTTTTACCGAATTGAATTTATTTTACAAGGGCAACTAATTCATGGGCAGCAGAAGTTTAAAAATGTTTTACAACCCTACCAGAAAGACTATCAGGGAGGTTTTAGATTTGATAAACAAGGGAAGTTAAGATCAGACACAACATCTTCTGCTGAAGTGCGACCTGTAGCTTTTAAATCTATGCTTCGCTATTGGTTTAGAGCTATTGGTTTAGGGGTTTTATCAGCTACAAAAGTTCAGGAATGGGAAGGTAAAATTTTTGGGACAATTACTCCTCAAAAAGAACATGGCTGGTTAATGGTAAGGATATTAGAAGGGAAAAATACCCAAAGAGAACCTCAAGGTAAAAATGATGATTGTGGTGAACAACAGGGAATTCTCACGCTGAGTTTTTCGTCAGCAGTACCCCAAAGCCAGCAAAATGCCCTAAAAGAATTGAGCCAAAATCTTATCTGGTTAATGTTTCATCTAGGCGGTATTGGTCAAGGTGCAAGAAGACCTTGCTATTCTCGTCAAAGTCGTCAATATGCACCTTGGTGGCGGGGTTCTACCCTCATACCTCAAAGCGATGAATCATTTTGGTTTTTACCCGAAACTGCCAAAGAGTTTCATCAAGTATTTCAGAAACGATTACAGAGTTTTTATACGGCATTGCAAGCCTTAGATCCTAGTTGTAATTACCGCTCACTTAAAACTTGTGGTGCAGTCAGCCGTGACAAGTGGACTGAAGCCATAGACACTAACTGTCGCATAGTTGTTTGTAGTGGAAAAGCAGATTTTGGTAAACCCTATGCATTGGCAGTTTTACACAGTGAACATTTTAAAACTAACGGAAACTACGATGGCAATCTATGCGGCAAAGTAGGCAGAGAAGTTAAGCCTTCTCCTGTATGGATTGCAGATTTAGATGATTATCAAGTTGTGACAGTGTTTGGTGCTAGTGCTGATCCTCGCAAAGCATATTTAGAAACATTACGTAATTCCATTCAACTTTTTCCCCTATGA
- a CDS encoding DUF6748 domain-containing protein — translation MNKQSFNYKYSIIPLLGAIIVTNGFLSKVSAQNISAPETTDSVAVSVKNQEFPQWGYYMVRRDFRKCVSPICGGYFINLVNLKATPCLDGVFRSECYVSAIDWNSLKVSPSELIKIQNDDGSRVILRGNIVPVTFPLFGEFGNLRVKEAFYAATNAPAKGTFVALKDNGIRCITTPCFSTDNLVLNKPKTAQVSSIDLSQTGATQKQLDAATSEIFDQGLIAVGKTEVVENVDPTNRGSHFVGTQFYLRVEPK, via the coding sequence ATGAACAAACAATCGTTTAACTACAAATACTCAATTATTCCTCTATTAGGTGCAATAATAGTCACCAACGGATTTTTATCCAAAGTATCGGCGCAAAATATTTCTGCTCCAGAGACTACTGATTCTGTTGCAGTCAGTGTCAAAAATCAAGAGTTTCCACAGTGGGGATATTACATGGTGCGAAGAGATTTTCGCAAATGTGTTTCTCCAATATGCGGTGGATATTTTATAAATCTTGTCAACTTGAAAGCTACTCCTTGCTTAGATGGTGTTTTTCGCTCCGAATGCTATGTATCTGCAATTGATTGGAATTCGCTGAAAGTCTCGCCTTCCGAACTAATAAAAATTCAAAATGATGATGGTAGCCGTGTGATTCTCAGAGGTAACATCGTTCCAGTAACATTTCCTCTCTTCGGTGAGTTTGGGAATTTGAGAGTAAAGGAAGCCTTCTATGCCGCGACAAATGCCCCAGCAAAAGGTACTTTTGTGGCACTAAAAGACAATGGCATTCGTTGCATCACAACTCCTTGCTTTTCCACAGATAATCTGGTTCTAAATAAACCTAAGACTGCTCAAGTTTCGTCAATTGATTTGAGTCAAACGGGTGCAACACAAAAACAACTTGACGCAGCAACAAGCGAAATTTTTGATCAAGGTTTGATTGCTGTAGGTAAAACTGAGGTAGTAGAAAACGTAGATCCAACAAACAGAGGTAGTCACTTTGTGGGTACGCAGTTTTATCTGAGAGTGGAACCAAAGTAA
- a CDS encoding WGR domain-containing protein: protein MEIYLVFVDAIRNSNKFWAAIVEDGNLTVQWGRVGYQAQTKIHTLANHQRAIAKFHNLVAEKKSKGYSESQPEIDASRSVADIRRAIQLLNIIRPCIANRIFHDGYINALNEYLKIVPTPLGMQIDYHRVYRTVEDIDYQRELLNSLLATSAPQAVAVAVGHAPEATAEPKVVSLKTISKNFWRHL from the coding sequence ATGGAAATCTATTTAGTTTTTGTTGATGCTATCCGAAACAGCAATAAATTCTGGGCGGCCATTGTCGAAGATGGTAATTTAACAGTGCAGTGGGGCAGAGTCGGCTATCAAGCACAGACTAAAATCCACACATTAGCCAATCATCAAAGAGCCATTGCTAAATTTCATAATCTGGTAGCAGAAAAGAAATCCAAAGGTTACAGCGAAAGCCAGCCAGAGATTGATGCTAGCCGCAGTGTTGCAGACATTAGACGAGCTATTCAATTGTTGAATATTATCCGTCCTTGTATTGCTAATAGAATTTTTCACGATGGCTATATTAACGCCTTAAATGAATATCTGAAAATAGTACCAACACCTTTAGGGATGCAAATTGACTACCACAGAGTTTACCGCACAGTAGAAGATATTGACTATCAGCGAGAGTTACTCAACTCTCTGTTAGCGACATCTGCGCCACAAGCTGTTGCGGTGGCTGTTGGTCATGCCCCTGAAGCGACAGCAGAACCCAAGGTTGTCAGTCTCAAGACTATCAGTAAGAACTTCTGGCGACATTTATAA
- a CDS encoding AAA family ATPase: MNLSNLLSTLDSQIPIAAVDVLSPDEATIIQWLTAEANNKLSCPVFFWNLGVSTLEQCLIAADGGLMFKPVPEYKKPQPADPLLYVFDYIANFSGNGVFILGDIHPFIANNSPKLSWEILSKVKNLYHRLKPTDKRIVLLGQNIQLHESLVRLIPYCEVPLPSIDQILEHITSYLHDLQQSAIEQELTFTVTLENAEFETLSRAALGLTLEEISDFLRLTVKENLTNHGVIVDADFIPKAVEYKTRLLSQMGIELGKPAIIPFGGLDLLREWLTRRRRLFTQEARSLSLPQPKGVLLAGPPGTGKSHCAKNIASILNLPLLQLDIASLLGSLVGESEGNVKRALKTAEAIAPCVLFIDEVEKALSGQGDTTGVSQRILGTLLTFMSECTAGVFIVATCNDPSALPSEFKRKGRFDEAFFVDLPTEPERVQILGIHLQRFGIHLESEYLEAIAANTAKFSGAELETLASEAALLAFDEGRPQQITLADLETCRQTITPLAIQDAAAVEKMLAWASTARRASSPVVAAKTQSLRAAKFRNMN; the protein is encoded by the coding sequence ATGAACCTCTCAAATCTTCTCTCTACATTAGATTCACAAATCCCTATCGCTGCGGTTGATGTCCTGTCTCCTGATGAAGCGACGATTATTCAGTGGTTGACTGCTGAAGCTAACAATAAGCTTTCATGTCCAGTGTTCTTCTGGAATTTGGGAGTATCAACCTTGGAGCAATGTTTAATTGCAGCAGATGGGGGATTGATGTTTAAGCCAGTACCAGAGTATAAGAAACCACAACCCGCTGACCCATTGTTATATGTCTTTGATTACATTGCTAACTTTAGCGGAAATGGTGTATTTATCCTCGGAGATATTCACCCCTTTATTGCTAATAACTCACCCAAATTGAGTTGGGAGATTTTAAGCAAGGTAAAGAACCTTTACCACAGGTTAAAACCAACAGACAAACGCATTGTCTTGTTGGGTCAGAACATACAATTACACGAATCCTTAGTCAGATTGATTCCTTATTGTGAAGTTCCTTTACCTAGTATTGACCAAATACTTGAACATATCACTTCTTATTTGCATGACTTACAACAGTCTGCTATTGAACAGGAATTGACTTTTACTGTAACGCTAGAAAATGCTGAATTTGAAACTCTTTCTCGTGCAGCGTTAGGTTTAACTTTAGAAGAAATTAGTGATTTCCTTCGGTTAACAGTCAAAGAAAACTTAACTAATCATGGTGTTATCGTTGACGCTGATTTTATCCCCAAAGCCGTCGAGTACAAAACTCGGCTACTGTCTCAAATGGGTATCGAGTTGGGTAAACCTGCGATAATCCCGTTCGGCGGTTTGGATCTACTGCGCGAATGGCTGACTCGTCGGCGGCGGCTATTCACACAAGAGGCACGAAGTCTTAGCTTACCCCAACCCAAGGGTGTGCTACTGGCTGGCCCACCCGGAACAGGTAAGAGCCACTGCGCCAAAAACATTGCTAGCATACTCAATTTACCACTCCTACAACTAGACATTGCATCCCTTTTGGGTAGTCTGGTAGGCGAATCTGAGGGTAATGTCAAACGTGCTTTGAAAACTGCCGAGGCGATCGCACCTTGTGTCTTGTTTATAGATGAGGTAGAAAAAGCGCTTTCTGGTCAGGGTGATACAACTGGCGTTAGTCAAAGGATTCTTGGAACTTTGCTTACGTTCATGAGTGAGTGTACTGCTGGGGTGTTTATAGTTGCAACCTGCAATGATCCATCAGCACTACCAAGTGAGTTTAAGCGCAAAGGTAGGTTTGATGAGGCTTTCTTTGTTGATCTTCCCACAGAACCAGAGCGAGTCCAGATTCTGGGGATTCATCTACAACGTTTTGGCATTCACTTGGAATCGGAGTACCTCGAAGCGATCGCAGCCAATACCGCGAAGTTTTCAGGGGCAGAATTGGAAACCCTTGCTTCGGAAGCTGCTCTGCTGGCATTCGATGAGGGTAGACCGCAGCAGATAACACTCGCTGACCTCGAAACCTGTCGCCAAACCATTACCCCGCTTGCGATTCAGGACGCTGCGGCGGTTGAAAAAATGCTTGCATGGGCATCCACCGCACGACGGGCTAGTAGTCCTGTGGTTGCAGCGAAAACTCAATCTTTGCGTGCTGCTAAGTTTCGCAATATGAACTGA
- a CDS encoding DUF2997 domain-containing protein: MERSILIHFDNATGEVRVEAEGFEGLSCLSATQPFEEALGVVEGDRIFKEESAPQLRTTNSTQTRLRQ, from the coding sequence ATGGAACGCTCAATACTGATTCATTTTGACAATGCTACAGGTGAAGTTCGAGTGGAAGCAGAAGGATTTGAGGGGCTGAGTTGTTTATCGGCTACGCAACCATTTGAAGAGGCACTTGGAGTTGTGGAGGGCGATCGCATTTTCAAAGAAGAATCAGCACCACAGCTTCGGACTACGAACAGCACTCAAACACGTTTACGTCAGTAA
- a CDS encoding DUF1257 domain-containing protein — MSHFSTVKTKLSNHECLVQALADLNLSPQVHETAQPLKGYYAGSQGQSAEIIVSGRTIKARADIGFKWNQSSGVYQVIHDSYETVPKLGQDFFSNKLMLAYGKRLVRAKAAELQEQFGECAIAEATHGSVQTLRLTFAGHQEVQQYVRR, encoded by the coding sequence ATGTCGCATTTCTCAACAGTCAAAACCAAATTAAGCAATCACGAGTGTTTGGTGCAAGCTCTCGCGGATCTAAACCTATCACCGCAAGTTCACGAAACAGCACAGCCACTAAAAGGATACTACGCTGGTTCTCAAGGACAAAGTGCTGAAATCATCGTATCTGGTCGCACCATAAAAGCCCGTGCAGACATCGGATTCAAATGGAATCAGTCAAGTGGTGTGTACCAGGTAATACACGACAGTTATGAAACAGTTCCAAAGTTGGGACAAGATTTCTTTAGTAACAAGTTGATGTTGGCTTACGGTAAACGTTTGGTGAGAGCTAAAGCTGCCGAGTTACAAGAGCAGTTTGGTGAATGCGCGATCGCTGAAGCAACTCACGGAAGTGTGCAAACCCTACGCCTAACTTTTGCCGGACATCAGGAAGTTCAACAATATGTAAGGAGATAA
- a CDS encoding Uma2 family endonuclease — protein sequence MFQALPEPVTFEEFLEWKPENGRYELYKGVIVEMQPTGEHELVRAFLIRELNFEIRRFNLAYTIPGQVLVKSVDRKSGYIPDVLVLNLPNLINEPLWKRASTVTQAESIPLAVEVVSTNWRDDYFLKFGEYEEIGIPEYWIVDYAALGGKRFIGNPKQPTISVYALVEGEYQVTQFRGNDRIQSPTLIELNLTAEQVFQAALGQY from the coding sequence ATGTTTCAAGCTTTACCAGAACCAGTTACTTTTGAAGAATTTCTAGAGTGGAAACCAGAAAATGGCAGATATGAACTATACAAAGGAGTAATAGTAGAAATGCAACCAACAGGAGAACATGAGCTAGTTAGAGCATTTTTAATTAGAGAACTCAATTTTGAGATTCGCAGGTTTAATCTAGCTTATACTATTCCTGGTCAAGTATTAGTCAAATCAGTTGATAGGAAATCTGGTTATATTCCAGATGTATTAGTATTGAATCTTCCTAACTTGATCAACGAACCACTCTGGAAAAGAGCATCAACAGTTACTCAAGCAGAATCAATTCCATTAGCCGTGGAAGTTGTAAGTACAAATTGGCGTGATGATTATTTCCTAAAATTTGGTGAGTACGAGGAAATTGGGATTCCAGAATATTGGATTGTTGACTATGCTGCTCTTGGTGGAAAGCGGTTTATTGGAAATCCTAAACAACCGACAATATCAGTTTATGCTTTAGTCGAAGGTGAATATCAAGTTACTCAATTTCGAGGAAATGACCGGATTCAATCACCTACTTTAATAGAGCTAAATTTAACTGCTGAACAAGTTTTTCAAGCTGCTTTAGGACAGTATTAA